One Dromiciops gliroides isolate mDroGli1 chromosome 3, mDroGli1.pri, whole genome shotgun sequence DNA segment encodes these proteins:
- the CLDN25 gene encoding putative claudin-25 has translation MAWNFNGKIQLGALLLSLLGWICSCVTTAVPLWKNLNLELNEMENWSMGLWEVCVIQEEGAIVCKTFESFLALPQEFRASRILMLASNGLGFLGLLLSSLASDCFQLQGVSWGLKKWLRFLSGVLVEVAAASTLFPVSWVAYSTVQDFWDEHIPDIVPRWEFGEALFLGWVAGVFLVISGLLLICSAWIAKDEPPSPPNACLLALPTQGPAEMPGHFRSPPKHRNLVI, from the coding sequence ATGGCCTggaattttaatggaaaaatacaGCTGGGAGcactgcttctctctctccttggaTGGATCTGCTCTTGTGTCACCACAGCCGTTCCTCTGTGGAAGAATCTCAACTTGGAACTGAACGAAATGGAGAACTGGAGCATGGGGCTCTGGGAGGTCTGTGTGATCCAGGAGGAAGGGGCCATCGTATGCAAGACCTTTGAATCCTTCTTGGCCCTGCCCCAGGAGTTCCGAGCATCCAGGATCCTCATGTTGGCCTCCAACGGCCTGGGCTTCCTGGGACTTCTCCTCTCCAGCCTTGCTTCTGATTGCTTCCAGCTCCAGGGGGTCAGCTGGGGACTGAAGAAGTGGCTACGATTCCTCTCAGGGGTGCTAGTGGAGGTGGCTGCAGCCTCGACTCTTTTCCCTGTTTCTTGGGTGGCTTATAGCACCGTCCAGGATTTCTGGGATGAACACATCCCCGATATTGTGCCTCGGTGGGAGTTTGGAGAAGCCCTCTTCCTGGGCTGGGTTGCTGGAGTTTTCCTAGTCATCAGTGGACTGCTCTTGATCTGCTCAGCCTGGATAGCCAAGGATGAACCACCTTCACCTCCTAATGCCTGTCTACTAGCCCTTCCAACGCAGGGTCCAGCTGAGATGCCGGGGCACTTCCGCTCACCTCCAAAACACAGAAATCTGGTAATCTAA